The DNA segment TAAGCAGATCCTCAGCGCCCGCTTCGTAACGGCTCTGGGCAATATTGAAAGCGATCTGCGCCTGACTCAACTCCTCGGATTGCCACTGCCGCTGCTCATCCAGACGACGAATGCTGTTCAGGGCTTTTTCCACATCGGCGAAACCATTGACGATCGCACCTCGGTAAGTTTCCAGCAGCTCCTGCTGACGCGCCGTGGCCTTGTCACGTTCAGCGCCGAGGCGACCGTTGTTGAAGATCGGCGCGACCAGGCCGGCGGTGAGATTGTAAAAAGGGCTGCGCAACACATCATCGAACTGATCGGCACCGGAGCCCAGTTGCGCCGTCAAAGTCAGCGTCGGCAGCATCGCCGCACGGGCGACCTTGACGTCGGCCTCGGCGGCGGCCAGTTGCGCTTCGGCGCGGGCGATGTCCGGGCGCCGACTGAGCAGTTCGCTGGGGATGCCGGCCGCAATCTCGGGCCATTGCATGTCTTCGAAAGAACCGGTTGGCGCCAGTTGTTGCACCGGTTGGCCGAGCAGTGCCGCGAGGCTGATCAACGCAGCCTGGGCCTCCTGTTGCACGCGCGGTAATTGCCACTGCTGGGCGGCGACCAGACTCTTCTGTTGCGCCAGTTCCAGCGCCGTGGCCGAGCCTGAATCGAAGCGTGTCTGCACCAGTTTCAACACCCGTTGCGCGTTGGCCAGATTCAGTTCGGCGATGCGGCTTTGCTCGCGCAGCGCCAGGGTCTGCGCATACGTCGTGGCGACGCTGCTGAGCAGGGTCAGTTCGACCGTCGCGCGATCGAACTCGCTGGCCTGCAAAGTGAATTGCGCACTGTCGCGGGAGGCACGTTTACCGCCCCAGAAATCGACTTCGTAGGTAGCGCTCAGGCTGGCATCGAAATAGTCCACGGCCTGGTTGCTGCTGTCAGCATCGAGCTGGCTGTAGCCATTGCCGCGCAGCAGCTTTTGCCGATTGCCGTTGAGCCCGGCCTTGATTTCCGGCAACTGCGAGCCACCGGCAATCACCGTGCCGGCCTGGGCCTGGCGCACGCGCGCAACCGCAGCGGCGAGGTCGAAACTGCCGAGGCGGGCCTGTTCGATCAGGCGATCGAGTTCCGCGCTGGCAAATTGTGTCCACCACTGCCTATCACTCTGGGCGACGCTGGCGGCGTGCGGCGCTTGCCAGGCCGCGGGTGCCTGCACGCCGCTGTCCGGGCGCTGAACGGGACTGCCGCAAGCGCTGAGCATCAGGCACACGGTCAACACACTGAGACGCGGTTTCATAGATCGATCATTCACTGATAAGGGCCGTGACCGGGTCAAGCCGGGCAGCTTTGCGGGCCGGCATGAAGCCGAAGACGACACCGGTCACCAGGGCGCAGGCAAACGCGCCGAGCACCGCCAGCAACGAGAAGGCGACGGCGACTTCACTGAGAATCAGCACGCCGCCAACCATCAATGCCAGGGCGATCCCGGCGATGCCGCCGACCACCGAAAGCATCACCGCCTCGGTGAGAAACTGACGCAGAATGTCGCGTTGGCGCGCACCGGTGGCCATGCGGATACCGATCTCACGGGTGCGCTCGCGCACGGTCATCAGCATGATGTTCATTACACCGATGCCGCCGACCAGCAGCGAAATCGCCGCAATCGAACCGAGCATCAGCGACAGGGTGTTCTGCGTGCGCGCTTCGGCCTGGATCATCGCGGCATTGTTGGTCAGCTCGAAATCCTTCTTGCCGTTGTGCAGTTGCAGCATCAATTGCTCGATGGCCTGCTCGGCGTCCTTGACCTTGCCTGCGTCGGTGGCAGCAATGGCGACGTATTCCGGGTCACGCGTGCCGAACAGCCGAACGCTCGCAGCGGAGTAGGGGATGGCGATGCGGTTGTCGCTGTCGGAGTCGCCGGAACTGGCGCCTTTTTCCGCGAGCACGCCGACCACCTGAAACGGTACGTTTTCGATCAGGATGTATTGGCCGATCGGGTTGGCGATGTCCTTGAGCAGTTTGGTTCGTACCTTGTGGCCGATCACCGCGACGGCGGCTGCGTTGGCTTCGTCGGCCTCGGTGAAGTAGCTGCCTTGCACCACCGGCCAGTTGAAAATCGCCGGGAAGTTCGTGTCGTTGCCGCCTACGTAGCTCAAATGGTCGGCATTGCCGAAGCGTACGCCGGCCTCGGCGCCGTTGACCGGCATGATCCGTTGCACTTGCGGCAGGCTTGCCAGCGCCCGCACGTCATCGAGGGTGACGATCCCTGGCGGCGTGCGCGGATTGGGCGCCGAGCCGCTGAGGTAAATAATGTTCGAGCCGAACGCGCCCATCTGCGCCATGACCTGGCGCTTGCTGCCTTCGCCGACGGCGAGCATCACCACCACCGAGGCCACGCCAATGATGATACCCAGCAGGGTCAGTGCGGTGCGGAAACGGTTGATCCACATCACCCGCCACGCAGCCTGCAAGGCGTCGACCAGTTCGCCTTTCCACGCGCCGGTGGCTTCGGCGCCTTCGCTCAGGCGCTTGCGCAGGTCGACCGCTTGCAAGGCGCCGGGGTTGGCGCTGGTCTGGGCTTGGGGGTGGTCCTTTGCGCTGTCACTGATAATCAGGCCATCACTGATTTCGATGATGCGTTTGGCCCGCGCTGCCACTTCGCGGTCGTGGGTGATAAGAATCACCACATGGCCCTGACTCGCCAGTTCGTCGAGCAGCGCCATGACCTCTTTGCCGCTGTGGCTGTCGAGGGCGCCGGTCGGTTCGTCGGCGAGAATGATGTGGCCGCCGTTCATCAAGGCGCGAGCGATCGAGACCCGTTGTTGCTGGCCGCCGGACAACTGATGCGGACGGTTGCCGGTGCGCGAGGCCAGACCGAGCCGGTCGAGCAGGGCGGCGGCGCGGGCATGGCGTTCGGCGGCCGGGGTGCCGGCATAGATCGCCGGCATCTCGACGTTCTCCTGAGCCGAGCCGGACGGAATCAGGTGGTAGCCCTGAAACACGAAACCGAACGCTTCACGGCGTAGCCAGGCCAGTTCATCGCTGTCCAGGCCGGCGACGTTTTCCCCGGCGAAACGGTATTCGCCGCAAGTCGGCCGGTCGAGGCAGCCGAGGATGTTCATCAGCGTCGACTTGCCGGAGCCGGACGCGCCGACGATCGCCACGAATTCGCCGGCGTGGATCGACAGATCGATGCCGCGCAGGACGTGAACTTGCGGTGCGTCGCCGCCGCCGTAGGATTTGCGGATGTCCTGCAGGTCGATCAGGGGCGTTTGCATTCAACCCCCACTACCGCTGGCCGGGCCGATCAGCAGATGATCACCTTCATTCAGGCCGTCGAGAATCTGCACTTTGAGCCTGTCACTGATGCCGGTGCGCACTTCGCGGGGCTCGATCTTGCCGTTGGCGGCGACCACCTGCGCGGTCTGCCGATCGGCCTTGCTGCTGCCTTGCAGGGCGGCCACCGGCGCGGTGAGTACGTCTTTGGCCTGATCGGCGACGAAGAACACCTGCGTGGTCATCTCCGCCATCAGGGCGTTGTCGGCGTTATCGACATCCAGCAGCACGGTGTAAAGCACCACGCGGGCGCTGCCGCTTTTACTGCTGTTGGCCGGGCTGCCGCCGCCCTGGCTGGTCTGGTCCAGTGGCTTGGGTGGCACTGGCAGAATTTGTCGGACCTTACTGCTCCAGCGCCGGTTGCCGCCGCTGAGTGTGGTGAAGTAAGCGGTCATGCCTGGTTTGACGTGGCCGATATCCGCTTCCGAGACTTCGGCCCACACGGTCATTGGCGATAATCTGGCGATGCGTAAAATCAGCGGCGTCTGTTGCTGGGCATTGAGGGTCTGGCCTTCGCGCGCATCGAGAGCCACCACGGTGCCGGCCATCGGCGCATAGATCTGCGTGTAGCCGAGCTCGGCCTGATCGCTGCGCAGGCTGGCTTCGGCCTGGCGTATCTGCGCCTGGAACATGTCGATGCGTGCTTGCGTGGCTTTCAGTTCGGCGCGGGCAGTCTGGACATCTTCTTCACGGGTCGCGCCGCCAGCCGCGAGGTTTTGCTGACGCTGGTATTTCTGCTGAGCCAGTTCGTGCTGGGCGCGCTGCTCCTGCCATTGCGCCTTGAGGTTTTCAATGGAGAAACGCCCGGCGTCGAGTTTGGCTTTCTGTGTCGACGGGTCGATTTCCACCAGCAACTGGCCTTCCTTGACCACGTCACCCACTTCGACATGAATCTTCTGAATCTGCCCGGACGCCTGCGCGCCGACGTCTACGTAACGGCGCGGCTGCAGCGTGCCGAGGGCGGTGACGCTGCTCTCTATATCGCCGCGCGACACTTGCACGGTGACAAATTTTTCCCGACCCGGTGGCAGTATCTGCCACGCGGCATAACCGACAACCGGGATCAGACAAAGGACTACGAGCAGGGCGCGTCGGGCAGGGCGGGGACGTTTCATGCAGGGTTCCGGCCAGTGGAGTCGGCCCGTCGTTCGGCTGGCACAATCAGGTTGGGGCCGCAGCGAACGCTGTCACGGGGCGCGACAGACACGGGAAGCTGTCCTGTAAACGTGGCAAGGGCAGAGGAATTTAAGCGGAGACACACAAAGTTACAGCTATAGAAGCGGACTATTTGTCGGTCAAGGCCAAACACTACTTTAAATCTATATGAGAATTACTATAAATTACGTCCTTCAAGTTGCCACTATCTTGCTACTGCCGTTTGCGGCGTCGCCGATCAGTGCGCTCAAGGACAGAAACCGCAGATTTGCGGGCGGGAGTCATGTTGGAAAACTACTATCGAGAGCTGGTGTGTTTCCTGAACGCCAAGCTCGGCAACCGTCAGGTCGCCGAAGATGTGGTGCATGACGCTTATCTGCGGGTGCTTGAACGCTCCAGCGAAACCCCGATCGAACAGCCCCGCGCGTTTCTCTACCGCACTGCGTTGAACCTGGTCATCGAC comes from the Pseudomonas granadensis genome and includes:
- a CDS encoding efflux transporter outer membrane subunit, with protein sequence MKPRLSVLTVCLMLSACGSPVQRPDSGVQAPAAWQAPHAASVAQSDRQWWTQFASAELDRLIEQARLGSFDLAAAVARVRQAQAGTVIAGGSQLPEIKAGLNGNRQKLLRGNGYSQLDADSSNQAVDYFDASLSATYEVDFWGGKRASRDSAQFTLQASEFDRATVELTLLSSVATTYAQTLALREQSRIAELNLANAQRVLKLVQTRFDSGSATALELAQQKSLVAAQQWQLPRVQQEAQAALISLAALLGQPVQQLAPTGSFEDMQWPEIAAGIPSELLSRRPDIARAEAQLAAAEADVKVARAAMLPTLTLTAQLGSGADQFDDVLRSPFYNLTAGLVAPIFNNGRLGAERDKATARQQELLETYRGAIVNGFADVEKALNSIRRLDEQRQWQSEELSQAQIAFNIAQSRYEAGAEDLLTVLETQRTLYAAQDQQVQLRLARVQASIALYKALGGGWRAL
- a CDS encoding MacB family efflux pump subunit — encoded protein: MQTPLIDLQDIRKSYGGGDAPQVHVLRGIDLSIHAGEFVAIVGASGSGKSTLMNILGCLDRPTCGEYRFAGENVAGLDSDELAWLRREAFGFVFQGYHLIPSGSAQENVEMPAIYAGTPAAERHARAAALLDRLGLASRTGNRPHQLSGGQQQRVSIARALMNGGHIILADEPTGALDSHSGKEVMALLDELASQGHVVILITHDREVAARAKRIIEISDGLIISDSAKDHPQAQTSANPGALQAVDLRKRLSEGAEATGAWKGELVDALQAAWRVMWINRFRTALTLLGIIIGVASVVVMLAVGEGSKRQVMAQMGAFGSNIIYLSGSAPNPRTPPGIVTLDDVRALASLPQVQRIMPVNGAEAGVRFGNADHLSYVGGNDTNFPAIFNWPVVQGSYFTEADEANAAAVAVIGHKVRTKLLKDIANPIGQYILIENVPFQVVGVLAEKGASSGDSDSDNRIAIPYSAASVRLFGTRDPEYVAIAATDAGKVKDAEQAIEQLMLQLHNGKKDFELTNNAAMIQAEARTQNTLSLMLGSIAAISLLVGGIGVMNIMLMTVRERTREIGIRMATGARQRDILRQFLTEAVMLSVVGGIAGIALALMVGGVLILSEVAVAFSLLAVLGAFACALVTGVVFGFMPARKAARLDPVTALISE
- a CDS encoding efflux RND transporter periplasmic adaptor subunit yields the protein MKRPRPARRALLVVLCLIPVVGYAAWQILPPGREKFVTVQVSRGDIESSVTALGTLQPRRYVDVGAQASGQIQKIHVEVGDVVKEGQLLVEIDPSTQKAKLDAGRFSIENLKAQWQEQRAQHELAQQKYQRQQNLAAGGATREEDVQTARAELKATQARIDMFQAQIRQAEASLRSDQAELGYTQIYAPMAGTVVALDAREGQTLNAQQQTPLILRIARLSPMTVWAEVSEADIGHVKPGMTAYFTTLSGGNRRWSSKVRQILPVPPKPLDQTSQGGGSPANSSKSGSARVVLYTVLLDVDNADNALMAEMTTQVFFVADQAKDVLTAPVAALQGSSKADRQTAQVVAANGKIEPREVRTGISDRLKVQILDGLNEGDHLLIGPASGSGG